One Ilumatobacter fluminis genomic window, CGGACGACCGACGGTGAGCCGGAGGAGATCTTCCGCGTCTCCGACACGTCGATCTGGCCGCTGGTGACCGCGATGGGCACGGTCGGCATCTTCGCCGCCGAACTCCTGAAACTGCGGTGGGGTGCGCTGGCCTCGGCAGCCCTGATCGTGTTCGCGGTCATCATGTGGAACCGGCCGTCACCCGCGCCGATGACCGAGGACGAGGAGATCGCCTTCGAGCGGGAGCACGGTGTGCCCGTTCGCGCCGGCGGCAGCCTGATCGTGTCGCGATGGGGGACCGGCATCAGCCTGCTGTTCCTGTCGATCGGGTTCAGCAGCTTCCTGCTGGCCTACTTCTACCTGCGCATCGAGAACTCGGTCTGGCCGCCGGCCGGCGTCGACGATCCATCGATCTGGTTCGCCATCGTCGACGCGGGGTTGTTCGCTGCTGCTGCGGCCGTGCTGCTGGCGGGCCGCCGTGCGCTGTTGCGTGACGACCGGCGCGGGCTGATCGCCGGACTGGCCGGCGGTCTGCTCGTGTTGTTCGCTGCCGGCGCGTTGCTCGTGTACGACCTGGCGACGACGCCGTTCGCGGCGTCCGATCACGCCTACGGCTCGATCTTCCACACGCTCGGAGGGTTCGTCGTGGTGGTGACCTTCATCTCGTTCGTGATGGGCGTCGTCACCCTCGTCGACGCGTTGCGTGGACGGTTCTCGGCCCGACGGTTCTCGTGGGTCGACAACGTGTCGCGGTTCTGGGTTGCCACCGCCGTCTTCGCCGCCATCGGTCTGGCGGTGTTGTACGGGACGCCGTGGATGACATCGGGGGCGACGTGACGACGGCGCACCGTCCGGTCGACACGCTGGAGGCGCCGCACGAACCGGTGGTTCCCGCACCGTCGTCGTGGCGTCTGTGGGTGCTGTTGCTCGGCGGGCCGTCGCTGTGGTTCGCCCACTTCATGATCGTCTACCTCGCAGCCGAAGCGGTGTGCACGCCGAAGCTCATCGGCGACGACCAGCCCTGGTCGGACGCGACGCTCGACCGATTCGTCGTGGCGTCGACGGTCGTCGCAGTCGCGCTGTGTCTCGCTGTCGCAACGCTCTCGTGGCGTCGACTTCGTCGCGAGCCCGGCCAGTGGCTGTGGTGGGTGTCGATCACCCTCGGGATCGGCTCGGCGCTCAGCGTCATCGCCGTCGGGTCGTCGACGCTGGTGGTCGGCGGATGCTGATCTCACACGGCACACTCGAGCACGGCACCCTCGGCGACTGGGCGCTCGACCCGGTCGCGATCGCCGTCACGGTCGGGGTCATCGGCCTCTACGTCGTCGGTCGGCGACCGGGGCACGACGCGCCCTGGCGCCTGGCCGCCGTCGTGATCGGTGTCCTCGTCTCGTTCGTCGCCGTCGTGTCGCCACTGCACGTCGCCGCCGAGCGGTCGTTGGCATGGCACATGGTCCAGCACGTGCTGTTGATCGGCGTCACCGCACCGTTGCTCGCCGTGGCGGCACCGTGGCCGGCGTTGGCGCGTGGTCTGGGGGTGCGCGGCGTCGGCGCCGTGTCGTCCGCACGGCGACTGGTGGGTCTCGACGTCGCGCGGATGCGTCGACTGCGGAGTCCGCTCGCTCGCTGGTTGCTGTTCGTGTTCGTGTTCTGGGGCTGGCACTCGGCGCGGCTGTACTCGCTTGCCGTCGAGAACGAGTGGGTGCACACGATCGAGCACGTCTCCTTCGTCGTCGCGGCGTTGTTGGTGTGGTCGGCGGTGCTCGGTCCGGAACGTGCCGGCGGCAACGCCGATCCTGCGATCCGGGTACTCGTGGCGTTCCTGCTGGGGCTCCAAGGGGTCCTGCTGTCCGCGCTGCTGACGTTCGCCCCGTCGCCGTGGTACGGCGTGTACGTCGACCGGCTCGGCGCCGACGACGCGCTGGCCGACCAACACATCGCCGGCGTGCTGATGTGGGTGCCGCTCGGCGCGCTCATCACCGTCGCCGGCATCTGGGCCGCCATGACCTGGATCGGCCCCGACGACGAACCGGCGAGGAGCGAGCCGGGTCGGGTGTCGCAGGGAACGGCGACGGAGTCGACGTTTCCGGAGATCACCCGACTCCGGTGACGTGGGTTCGCGACCGGGTCGGGTGATCTCCCGAAACGTCTCGGCTGCGCCTCGCCGTTCCGTACGACACCCGACCCGGGTTGGTCGGGCTGGTTGAGCGGGCTGGAATCGGGTACGACTGGAGCATGCGTACCAAGGACGTGGGATTGGCCGGATTGCGAGGGTGGCGGAGTTCCGTCGCCGGGGCGGTGGCGACGCCGGTGTCGCGACGCTCGTCGTTCGACGAGGATCAGATCAAGTCGGTCATCGGCGCCGTCTTCCTGATCTTGTCGCTCCTCTACATCGTCGGAGCGATCAAGGACCTCGTCGCCGACGGCGACTGACCTCGGCCGTCAGGATTCTTCGGTGCCGTTGCGGGCATCGTCGAGACGGACCTTCAACCGATCTCGCGCCTGCCGGGCGCGCACGTTGACCGGCGGCGGCTGGTGGACGACGCCGGCGCGCCGTGAGATCACGTCGTTCACCTCGGCACCGACGAGCATCACCACGCTCAAGAAGTACATGAGCGTCAGGGCGAGCAGGATCGCGCCCACGCTCGTGCGGATGTCGTTGCCGCCGGGGAACAGTCGCACGTACAACGCGAATCCCTGTGTGGCTGCCACCCAGCCGACGGCGGTGACGATCGCACCCGGGACGTCGTAGCGCCAGGGCGTCCGGTGATACGGGCCGATGTGGAACAGCGTCGCCGCCCAGAGCACCAAGCCGACGAAGACCGCCGGCGCCGCGAACCAGCGCAGGAACCCGGAGAACGGCAACTCGGGGAGGAGCGCCAACGCCGTGGCGCCTGCTGCGACCACGGCGATCGTTGCGAAGCCCAGCCCGATCGCGATGATGCGGACGTACCAGAACGGGCGGCCGTCCTCCACCTCGTAGGCGATGTCGAGCGCTCGGATGAGTCCGGCGAACGCCCTCGACAGGGTGAACAGGGCGACCAGCGTCGCGAACGTGGCGACGCCGGTGCCCGGGCGGCTGAACAGGTCGGTGACCGTGTCGTTGATCGCCGACTCTGCCGTGAACGTCTCGCTGACGCGCTGTTCGATCTGCCGCTGCACGTCGTCGGCGACCGACTGCCCGACGATGGCCTCGAGCGATCCGACGATGCTCACCAGCGACAGCGCAGCAGCCGGGATCGACAAGATCGTCCAGAACGTGATGGCAGCCGCGAGATCGCCGACCCCGTCCTCGCTGTACTCGTCGAAGACGTCGCGGGCCAGTCGCCACATCCACCGGATGAAGGGCAGCGGCTGCCACGGCGGGGTGGGGGATCGCAGCGGTTCGGTGTCCATCGGTCCACGTCGAGCCTACGGGCGTGGTCGGACGGCGCCGCCGATCGCTACCGTGACCCCATGCGGCATCACGAGACGGTTCCCGCCCTGGCGACCAACTTCGGCGGTGGCGGCGGATTCGGGTTCGGGTTCAACATGGGAGTCGCTCGCGGGCTGCGACGCGCCGGCATCGACGTGACCGCCTTTCCGATGATCGGCACCTCCGCCGGTTCGCACACCGTCGCTGCGATGCGCCTCGGTCTCGACTTCGACGCGTTCGCTGAGCAGTGGGCCGACCAGGTCGGCGAGAAGACCGGCCGTCCGTGGAGTGACGGCTATGCGTTCGCGGATCGGATGTACCGAGATCTCCACGACCCGGAGGTGTCGGCGGTGGCCGTTCGCGTCCGGGGCTGGAAGCGCGAGGTGCTGAACAGCGCGACGTACGGCATCGACGACATCGTCGCGGCGAGTTCGGCGGCGTTCCCGGTGATCCGCCCGCACAAGATCGACGGTCGGTGGTACGTCGACGGTGGCGCGATCAGCGTGGCGTCGGCCGATCTCACCCCGGCTGCGAGGTTCATGCTGCTGGTGACCCCGTTCGCCCGCGACGGGCAGGGCATCGCCGGGAAGGCGGGCGATTGGCAGTCGACGCGCGAGATGCGTCGGTGGGTCGAGCGACACGGCGGCGACGTCTTGCACGTGGTCCCGACCGACGAGATGGTGGCGTGCGGCGGCAAACGCGTGCGCGACATCGTCGACATCCGGATCGGTCAGTCCGTCTACCCGTTGGCGGTCGAGTACGGCGAGCACGTCGTGGCCGCCGAGATGCGGTCGATGCGACCCGATCTGTTCCCCTGACGGCAGCTCGGGCAACGCTCGACCTCGAGTCGATGTCGAGGGTTGGTCACGTTCTGCAGCTTTCTGAACTCCCTAAGCGTTCCTGAGTCTCCCTTGACGTTCGGTCGCTTCCTTGTGTGCTGCCGGAGTGCACCAGTCGTGCTCCGGAGCGGGTGCGAGCCACACGCACCACACACCAGGGAGAACACCGATGACCACACCATTGCACCGTCTCGGCCGGCTGGCCGTTGCAGCCGCCGTCGCCGCTGCGTCGGTCGCGCTGATCACGGCGTCCGATGCCGGCGCCGAACCGGCGACCACCGCCGGATTCGACGTGTCCTACGACGATCGTGTCTGGGGAGACTTCATCCTGGCCGGCAACACGCAGGTTCGCTGCGTGACGGCGGGCGACCTCGACGTGAACGACGTCGACGGCGACGGCAACACCACGGAGCCCGTCGGCTCGGCTGTGGGTTGGTCGTTCTACGCCGAATGCCTGAACGACGCCACGCGTGACACCTTCGGCACGCCGCAGGCACCGAACGACCAGCGCTGGATGGTCCATCAGAACGTCGACCCGGGCGCCGGGCTGTTCAACTCGTCCTCGGCGACGATCGCCGTTCCTCCGGGGGCCACGATCGCGTCGGCCGAGCTGGTGTGGCACGGCAACAACGGTGAAGCGAACAGTGTCGGCCTCAACCAGACACAGATCGATCTGATGGACGCCGGAGAACAGATGGCAGCGTTCGGTGCGGCCGGCACCTCGCCGTGGCCGTCGTGCCAATCGAGTTCGACGGTCATCGACTGGGGCACCTACGGCACTCCGGTCGCCTGGGCAACCGCTCCGCTGGTCGCCGCACGTCAGAACGCCGCCTGGGCAGCGATGACCGGCCGCGACCGCACACAGGTGCAGGTGCAGCTGGGGAGCAGCGCCGGCTATCAAACGGTCACGTCGACGAGTGGCCAGATCGGTTCGCCGCACATGAGCGGCCAGCTCTATCAGGAGTCCGCCGACATCACCGACCTGCTCGCCGCCGCACTCCCCGGCGATGGCAGTCCGCTCGAGATCACCGTCGGCGACATCTTCACGCCCGAAGGATTCAACTGCACCGGTGGCTGGTACACGATCATCGTCTGGGAGTACCCGACGCTCGAACCGACCTACGCGCCGGAACTGCGCCGGGTCCAGATCTGGGACGGTTTCGCCGAGGTCGCCGACGGCGCCTCCGAGTCATTCAGCCTGAACGGTTTCCTGGCGGCCCCGGGTTGGGTCGTCGAGCCTCGTGCCGCCTCCGTCGGTTACGAGGGTGACCAGCAGATCGCCGGCGACTCGCTCCTGCTCAACGGCCTCCCCGTGGTGGAGCCCCGAGTGAGTGGCGGTGTCGCGACCGACAACTTCTACGCCTCGACGATCGGTGAGTTCACCGATTCCACCGTCGGAGACTTCACCCGCTCGAACCCCGAGATCCGCGACGCCGCAGGGATCGACATCAAGACCGTGCCGGTCGCCGCAGCGGCGCTCAACTCCGTGCTCGACGGCCTTCCCGTGACCTTTCAGACTGCCGGCGACCGCTATGCCGCGTCACTGTTCGTCTTCTCGGCGAAAGAAGCGGTCCTGAGCGGCACCACCTACCACGACGTGGACGCCGACGGGGTGTTCACGCCGGGTGTCGACACCCCCATCGAGGGCGTCGAAGTCACCCTGACCGGTACCGACGACCTGGGTGACCCGGTCTCGATGACGGCGACGACCGACGAGAACGGCTTCTACGTGTTCGTCCAGGTGCCGGCCTCCGACCTGACCGGATACACGCTGACGGAAACGCAACCTGCGAACTACCTCGAGGGTGAGGCGACCGCCGGCACCATCGGTGGCGTCGTCGACACGACCAATCAGGTCTCCGGGATCGTCTACGACCCCTTGGTGGGTGCGTCCGGCTATGACTTCGGTGAGATCATCCCGGCCTCGATCTCGGGTTCGGTCGTCGACGACAGCGGCAACGGCATCGCCGGCGTCGACATCACGCTGACCGGGATCGACCACGACGGGAGTCCGGTGCTCATCGTCGTGCAGACCGATGCCAACGGCGACTATCTCTTCGACGGTCTGCTCCCCGGGACCTACGTCGTCACCGAAACGCAACCGCTCGGCTACGGCGACGGGATCGAGACCGTCGGTTCGGCCGGTGGCGACATCTCGACGAACGACGTCATCGCTGCCATCGTCGTCGATCAGGGCGACGCGTCGACCGGCAACGACTTCGCCGAGACCACTGGGTCGGTGTCCGGCTCCGTCGTCGATCAGAACGGTGATCCGATCGCCAACGTGTCGATCGCACTGTCGGGCACCGACGTCGATGGCGCCGTCGCCGTCACGACGACGACCGATGCAAACGGCGACTACCTCTTCGACGGCTTGCTCGCGGGCACGTACACCGTGACGGAGACGCAGCCTGCCGGTTACCTCGACGGTGACGAGACCGCCGGCTCGCTCGGCGGTGACATCTCGACGAACGACGTGATCGCCGCCATCCCGCTGCTCGGTGGACAGGACTCGATCGACAACGACTTCGCCGAGTTCCTGCCGTCGACGATCGCCGGGTCGGTCGTCGACCAGGACGGCGTCGGCATCGCCGGGGTCGGGATCACCTTGTCCGGAACGAACGTGAGCGGCGACGTCGTCACCCTGACGACCACCACGGATGTCGACGGCGACTACTCGTTCACCGACTTGCTGCCCGGTACGTACATCGTGACCGAGACGCAGCCCGCCGGTTACCTGGACGGTGACGAGACCGCCGGTTCGCTCGGCGGTGACATCTCGACGAACGACGTGATCGCCGCCATCGTGCTCGGCGCGAATCAGAGCTCGACCGGGAACGACTTCGCCGAGTACCAGCCCGCCTCCATCTCCGGTTCGGTCGTGGACGATTTCGGCAACGGCATCGCCGGTGTGGAGATCGTCCTGTCGGGGACCGATGTGAACGGCGGTCCGGTGTCGGCGTCGACCACGACCGACGCGAACGGCGACTACTCGTTCACGAACCTGCTGCCCGGTGCCTACGACGTTGCGGAGACGCAGCCGACCGGTTACGGCGACGGTGCGGAGACGGCTGGTTCGACCGGTGGTGACATCTCGACCAACGACGTGATCGCTGCGATCCCGCTGGCTGGTGGTCAGGACTCGGTCGACAACGACTTCGCCGAACTGACGGGAGCGATCTCGGGTTCGGTCGTGGACGACTTCGGCAATCCGATCGCGCGTGTCGAGATCGTCCTGACCGGCACGGATGCGAACGGTGATCCGGTGTCGGCGTCGACGACGACCGACGCAAACGGTGACTACGTCTTCGACGGCCTGCTGGCCGGTACCTATGAGGTTGCGGAGACGCAGCCGACCGGTTACGGCGACGGTGCGGAGACTGCCGGCTCGACCGGTGGTGACCTCAGCACGAACGACGTGATCGCTGCGATTCCGCTGGCTGGTGGTCAGGATTCGGTCGACAACGACTTCGCCGAGACGACGGGTTCGGTCTCGGGTTCGGTCGTGGACGATTTCGGCAACGGCATTGCCGGTGTCGAGATCGTTCTGACCGGCACGGATGCGAACGGCGACCCCGTATCGCTGACGACGACGACCGACGCCAATGGTGACTACATCTTCGAGAACCTGCTCGCCGGGACGTATGAGGTGGCGGAGACGCAGCCTTTGGGTTATGGCGACGGTCTCGAGACGGCTGGTTCGACCGGTGGTGACATCTCGACGAACGACGTGATTGCAGCCATCCCGCTCGCCGACGGTGAGGATTCGGTCGACAACGACTTCGCCGAACTGACGGGAGCGATTTCGGGTTCGGTCGTGGACGACTTCGGCAACGGCATCGCCGGTGTCGAGATCGTCTTGACCGGCACGGATGTGAACGGCGACCCCGTGTCGCTGACGACGACGACCGACGCGAACGGTGGCTACATCTTCGAGAACCTGCTCGCCGGGACGTATGAGGTGGCGGAGACGCAGCCTGTGGGTTATGGCGACGGTGCCGAGACGGCTGGTTCGACCGGTGGTGACATCTCGACGAACGACGTGATTGCAGCCATCCCGCTCGCCGACGGCGAGGTCTCGGTCGACAACGACTTCGCCGAGACGACGGGAGCGATTTCGGGTTCGGTGGTCGATGACCTCGGGAACCCG contains:
- a CDS encoding YihY/virulence factor BrkB family protein; translation: MDTEPLRSPTPPWQPLPFIRWMWRLARDVFDEYSEDGVGDLAAAITFWTILSIPAAALSLVSIVGSLEAIVGQSVADDVQRQIEQRVSETFTAESAINDTVTDLFSRPGTGVATFATLVALFTLSRAFAGLIRALDIAYEVEDGRPFWYVRIIAIGLGFATIAVVAAGATALALLPELPFSGFLRWFAAPAVFVGLVLWAATLFHIGPYHRTPWRYDVPGAIVTAVGWVAATQGFALYVRLFPGGNDIRTSVGAILLALTLMYFLSVVMLVGAEVNDVISRRAGVVHQPPPVNVRARQARDRLKVRLDDARNGTEES
- a CDS encoding beta strand repeat-containing protein — its product is MTTPLHRLGRLAVAAAVAAASVALITASDAGAEPATTAGFDVSYDDRVWGDFILAGNTQVRCVTAGDLDVNDVDGDGNTTEPVGSAVGWSFYAECLNDATRDTFGTPQAPNDQRWMVHQNVDPGAGLFNSSSATIAVPPGATIASAELVWHGNNGEANSVGLNQTQIDLMDAGEQMAAFGAAGTSPWPSCQSSSTVIDWGTYGTPVAWATAPLVAARQNAAWAAMTGRDRTQVQVQLGSSAGYQTVTSTSGQIGSPHMSGQLYQESADITDLLAAALPGDGSPLEITVGDIFTPEGFNCTGGWYTIIVWEYPTLEPTYAPELRRVQIWDGFAEVADGASESFSLNGFLAAPGWVVEPRAASVGYEGDQQIAGDSLLLNGLPVVEPRVSGGVATDNFYASTIGEFTDSTVGDFTRSNPEIRDAAGIDIKTVPVAAAALNSVLDGLPVTFQTAGDRYAASLFVFSAKEAVLSGTTYHDVDADGVFTPGVDTPIEGVEVTLTGTDDLGDPVSMTATTDENGFYVFVQVPASDLTGYTLTETQPANYLEGEATAGTIGGVVDTTNQVSGIVYDPLVGASGYDFGEIIPASISGSVVDDSGNGIAGVDITLTGIDHDGSPVLIVVQTDANGDYLFDGLLPGTYVVTETQPLGYGDGIETVGSAGGDISTNDVIAAIVVDQGDASTGNDFAETTGSVSGSVVDQNGDPIANVSIALSGTDVDGAVAVTTTTDANGDYLFDGLLAGTYTVTETQPAGYLDGDETAGSLGGDISTNDVIAAIPLLGGQDSIDNDFAEFLPSTIAGSVVDQDGVGIAGVGITLSGTNVSGDVVTLTTTTDVDGDYSFTDLLPGTYIVTETQPAGYLDGDETAGSLGGDISTNDVIAAIVLGANQSSTGNDFAEYQPASISGSVVDDFGNGIAGVEIVLSGTDVNGGPVSASTTTDANGDYSFTNLLPGAYDVAETQPTGYGDGAETAGSTGGDISTNDVIAAIPLAGGQDSVDNDFAELTGAISGSVVDDFGNPIARVEIVLTGTDANGDPVSASTTTDANGDYVFDGLLAGTYEVAETQPTGYGDGAETAGSTGGDLSTNDVIAAIPLAGGQDSVDNDFAETTGSVSGSVVDDFGNGIAGVEIVLTGTDANGDPVSLTTTTDANGDYIFENLLAGTYEVAETQPLGYGDGLETAGSTGGDISTNDVIAAIPLADGEDSVDNDFAELTGAISGSVVDDFGNGIAGVEIVLTGTDVNGDPVSLTTTTDANGGYIFENLLAGTYEVAETQPVGYGDGAETAGSTGGDISTNDVIAAIPLADGEVSVDNDFAETTGAISGSVVDDLGNPIAGVEIVLSGTDVNGDPMSLTTTTDANGDYVFDGLLAGTYAVVETQPTGYGDGAETAGSTGGDISTNDVIAAIPLAGGQDSVDNDFAETTGSISGSVVDDFGNGIAGVEIVLSGTDLNGDPVSVSTTTDANGDYVFDGLLAGTYEVAETQPAGYGDGVETAGSTGGDISTNDVIAAIPLLDGEVSTDNDFAETTGSVSGSVVDDFGNGIAGVEILLSGTDVNGDPVSASTTTDANGDYVFENLLAGTYAVAETQPTGYGDGVETAGSTGGDISTNDVIAAIPLADGDDSVDNDFAETTGSISGTVVVDGDGDPIAGVEIGLTGTDANGDPVSLTTTTDANGDYTFHNLLGGDYTVTETQPDGYGQGAVNGDDTEAVLLPAGDDAVVDFSEATGSISGSVVDQNGDPIEGVEVALAGTDVNGEPVSLTTSTDAEGDYRFDDLLAGDYTVTETQPSGLLDGPETVGSTGGDISTNDLIADIPLAGGQDSVDNDFAEYRPSGIAGSVVDQDDIGIADVTLTLTGTDVNGDPVSSTTTTDADGNYLFGDLLPGTYTVTETHPSGYLDGHEEAGSTGGDISTNDVIADIPLQANESSYGHDFHEFVPASIEGSVFVDGDGEPISGVVITLTGTDVNGDPVEIVTTTDADGDYSFVDLLPGSYVVTETQPDGYGAGAVTPDNSISIELSGGDESKDNDFSESTGSISGTVTDDQGRPLVDVEITLTGTDVNGGDIELVTTTNSTGDYVFGDLVAGDYTVTETQPDGYGPGGSAAGSTGGDDGINDIVGIELPGGVDSVDNDFVEETSTVSGVVRDDDGNPIAGVDVSLNGTDVNGDLVAQSTTTGSDGSYVFPGIVAGSYTITQTQPNGYSSVTAIPGSTGGTADGTDVITSITVGGGEDSEDNDFVETRTVIRISNERELPFTGGSAGDLARVAMLLALIGGVLLLAGRRRREGDIA
- a CDS encoding patatin-like phospholipase family protein; this encodes MRHHETVPALATNFGGGGGFGFGFNMGVARGLRRAGIDVTAFPMIGTSAGSHTVAAMRLGLDFDAFAEQWADQVGEKTGRPWSDGYAFADRMYRDLHDPEVSAVAVRVRGWKREVLNSATYGIDDIVAASSAAFPVIRPHKIDGRWYVDGGAISVASADLTPAARFMLLVTPFARDGQGIAGKAGDWQSTREMRRWVERHGGDVLHVVPTDEMVACGGKRVRDIVDIRIGQSVYPLAVEYGEHVVAAEMRSMRPDLFP
- a CDS encoding cytochrome c oxidase assembly protein, which codes for MLISHGTLEHGTLGDWALDPVAIAVTVGVIGLYVVGRRPGHDAPWRLAAVVIGVLVSFVAVVSPLHVAAERSLAWHMVQHVLLIGVTAPLLAVAAPWPALARGLGVRGVGAVSSARRLVGLDVARMRRLRSPLARWLLFVFVFWGWHSARLYSLAVENEWVHTIEHVSFVVAALLVWSAVLGPERAGGNADPAIRVLVAFLLGLQGVLLSALLTFAPSPWYGVYVDRLGADDALADQHIAGVLMWVPLGALITVAGIWAAMTWIGPDDEPARSEPGRVSQGTATESTFPEITRLR